A stretch of Perognathus longimembris pacificus isolate PPM17 chromosome 1, ASM2315922v1, whole genome shotgun sequence DNA encodes these proteins:
- the Sh3bp1 gene encoding SH3 domain-binding protein 1 isoform X2, with protein MMKRQLHRMRQLAHTGSLGRTTETAEFLGEDLLQVEQRLEPAKRAAHNVHKRLQACLQGQSGADMDKRVKKLPLMALSTTMAESFKELDPDSSMGKALEMSCAIQNQLARILAEFEMSLEKDVLQPLSRLSEEELPAILKHKKSLQKLVSDWSALKSRLSQAAKNSGSSQGLGVGPGSYSHTTTANKVETLKEEEEELKRKVEQCKDEYLADLYHFATKEDSYANYFIHLLEIQADYHRRSLSSLDTALAELRDNHSQADPSPSVTATPFSRVYGVALGTHLRELGRDIALPIEACVLMLLSEGMREEGLFRLAAGASVLKRLKQTMASDPQSLEEFCSDPHAVAGALKSYLRELPEPLMTFDLYDDWLDAASLKEPGARLEALRQVCGRLPPENLHNLRYLMKFLARLAEEQEVNKMTPSNIAIVLGPNLLWPPEKEGDQAQLDAASVSSIQVVGVVEALIQTADTLFPGDINFDVSGLFSALAPQDRVSDQLDSGELPAVAGPAATLAPAPPACGKERPEPEAPPRPASPKGGRGPLETSPPAEDPVRRTKRPAPARPTVPPPQLSSSTRSSPPAPPPLSPGSPGTPRALPRRLVGTSLRAPTVPPPLPPAPPQPARRQSRKSPASPGPASPGPGSLNTPAPRDPGGAPEAASGDPARPAPPPQPRPRVLASETD; from the exons ATGATGAAGAGGCAACTGCACCGCATGCGGCAGCTGGCCCACACCGGCAGCCTGGGACG CACCACGGAGACCGCGGAGTTCCTGGGAGAGGACCTGCTGCAG GTGGAGCAGCGACTCGAGCCGGCCAAGCGAGCAGCCCACAACGTGCACAAGCGGCTGCAGGCGTGCTTGCAGGGCCAGAGCGGGGCTGACATGGACAAGCGGGTG AAGAAGCTTCCGCTCATGGCCTTGTCCACCACCATGGCTGAGAGCTTCAAGGAGCTGGACCCCGATTCCAGCATGGG GAAGGCCTTGGAGATGAGCTGCGCCATCCAGAACCAGCTGGCCCGCATCCTGGCCGAGTTTGAGATGAGCCTGGAGAAAGACGTCCTGCAGCCCCTCAGCAGGCTGAGTGAG GAGGAGCTGCCGGCCATCCTGAAGCACAAGAAGAGCCTGCAGAAGCTGGTGTCTGACTGGAGTGCCCTCAAGAGCAG gctcagCCAGGCAGCCAAGAACTCGGGTAGCAGCCAAGGCCTGGGCGTTGGCCCGGGCAGTTATAGCCACACCACCACTGCCAACAAGGTGGAGActctgaaggaggaggaggaggagctgaagAGGAAGGTGGAGCAGTGCAAG GACGAGTACTTGGCTGACCTGTATCACTTTGCCACCAAGGAGGACTCGTACGCCAACTACTTCATTCAC ctcCTGGAGATCCAGGCTGACTACCACCGCAGATCACTGAGCTCGCTGGACACGGCCCTGGCGGAGCTGAGGGACAACCACAGCCAAGCAG ACCCCTCCCCCTCGGTGACGGCCACCCCCTTCTCCAGGGTGTACGGGGTGGCGCTCGGCACCCACCTGCGAGAGCTGGGCCGGGACATCGCCCTTCCCATCGAGGCCTGCGTGCTGATGCTGCTCTCCGAGGGCATGCGGGAGGAG ggtCTTTTCCGCTTGGCCGCCGGGGCCTCGGTGCTCAAGCGCCTCAAGCAGACGATGGCCTCCGACCCCCAAAGCCTGGAGGAGTTCTGCTCTGACCCCCATGCGGTGGCAG GTGCCCTCAAGTCCTATCTCCGGGAGCTGCCTGAGCCCCTGATGACCTTTGACCTCTATGACGATTGGCTGGACGCAGCCAG cCTGAAGGAGCCTGGGGCCCGGCTGGAGGCTCTTCGCCAGGTGTGCGGCCGCCTGCCCCCCGAGAACCTCCACAACCTCAG gtaCCTGATGaagttcctggccaggctggctgagGAGCAGGAGGTGAACAAGATGACCCCCAGCAACATTGCCATCGTCCTGGGGCCCAACCTGCTGTGGCCACCTGAGAAAGAAGG GGACCAGGCCCAGCTGGATGCTGCCTCGGTGTCCTCCATCCAGGTGGTGGGTGTGGTCGAGGCGCTGATACAGACCGCGGACACCCTCTTCCCTGGAG ACATCAACTTCGACGTGTCGGGCCTCTTCTCGGCCCTCGCCCCCCAGGACAGGGTCAGCGACCAGCTGGACTCTGGGGAGCTGCCCGCCGTGGCCGGGCCAGCCGCCAccctggccccggcccccccAGCGTGTGGAAAGGAGAG GCCGGAGCCCGAAGCACCCCCCAGGCCAGCCTCACCCAAGGGCGGCAGGGGCCCCCTGGAGACGAGCCCCCCCGCAGAAGACCCGGTGCGGCGGA CCaagcgccccgcgcccgccaggCCCACCGTGCCGCCGCCCCAGCTCTCCAGCAGCACCCGCtcctccccgccagccccgccgccCCTGTCCCCCGGCAGCCCCGGGACCCCACGAGCTTTGCCCCGCCGTCTGGTGGGCACCAGTCTCCGGGCCCCCACAGtgccccctcctctgcctccagcTCCTCCACAGCCGGCCCGGCGCCAGAGCCGCAAGTCCCCGGCCTCCCCGGGCCCGGCCTCCCCCGGCCCAGGATCCTTGAATACCCCCGCGCCGAGGGACCCGGGAGGGGCCCCTGAGGCTGCAAGCGGGGACCccgctcgccccgccccgccccctcagccCCGCCCTAGGGTCCTGGCCTCGGAGACTGACTGa
- the Sh3bp1 gene encoding SH3 domain-binding protein 1 isoform X1: MMKRQLHRMRQLAHTGSLGRTTETAEFLGEDLLQVEQRLEPAKRAAHNVHKRLQACLQGQSGADMDKRVKKLPLMALSTTMAESFKELDPDSSMGKALEMSCAIQNQLARILAEFEMSLEKDVLQPLSRLSEEELPAILKHKKSLQKLVSDWSALKSRLSQAAKNSGSSQGLGVGPGSYSHTTTANKVETLKEEEEELKRKVEQCKDEYLADLYHFATKEDSYANYFIHLLEIQADYHRRSLSSLDTALAELRDNHSQADPSPSVTATPFSRVYGVALGTHLRELGRDIALPIEACVLMLLSEGMREEGLFRLAAGASVLKRLKQTMASDPQSLEEFCSDPHAVAGALKSYLRELPEPLMTFDLYDDWLDAASLKEPGARLEALRQVCGRLPPENLHNLRYLMKFLARLAEEQEVNKMTPSNIAIVLGPNLLWPPEKEGDQAQLDAASVSSIQVVGVVEALIQTADTLFPGDINFDVSGLFSALAPQDRVSDQLDSGELPAVAGPAATLAPAPPACGKESRPEPEAPPRPASPKGGRGPLETSPPAEDPVRRTKRPAPARPTVPPPQLSSSTRSSPPAPPPLSPGSPGTPRALPRRLVGTSLRAPTVPPPLPPAPPQPARRQSRKSPASPGPASPGPGSLNTPAPRDPGGAPEAASGDPARPAPPPQPRPRVLASETD; encoded by the exons ATGATGAAGAGGCAACTGCACCGCATGCGGCAGCTGGCCCACACCGGCAGCCTGGGACG CACCACGGAGACCGCGGAGTTCCTGGGAGAGGACCTGCTGCAG GTGGAGCAGCGACTCGAGCCGGCCAAGCGAGCAGCCCACAACGTGCACAAGCGGCTGCAGGCGTGCTTGCAGGGCCAGAGCGGGGCTGACATGGACAAGCGGGTG AAGAAGCTTCCGCTCATGGCCTTGTCCACCACCATGGCTGAGAGCTTCAAGGAGCTGGACCCCGATTCCAGCATGGG GAAGGCCTTGGAGATGAGCTGCGCCATCCAGAACCAGCTGGCCCGCATCCTGGCCGAGTTTGAGATGAGCCTGGAGAAAGACGTCCTGCAGCCCCTCAGCAGGCTGAGTGAG GAGGAGCTGCCGGCCATCCTGAAGCACAAGAAGAGCCTGCAGAAGCTGGTGTCTGACTGGAGTGCCCTCAAGAGCAG gctcagCCAGGCAGCCAAGAACTCGGGTAGCAGCCAAGGCCTGGGCGTTGGCCCGGGCAGTTATAGCCACACCACCACTGCCAACAAGGTGGAGActctgaaggaggaggaggaggagctgaagAGGAAGGTGGAGCAGTGCAAG GACGAGTACTTGGCTGACCTGTATCACTTTGCCACCAAGGAGGACTCGTACGCCAACTACTTCATTCAC ctcCTGGAGATCCAGGCTGACTACCACCGCAGATCACTGAGCTCGCTGGACACGGCCCTGGCGGAGCTGAGGGACAACCACAGCCAAGCAG ACCCCTCCCCCTCGGTGACGGCCACCCCCTTCTCCAGGGTGTACGGGGTGGCGCTCGGCACCCACCTGCGAGAGCTGGGCCGGGACATCGCCCTTCCCATCGAGGCCTGCGTGCTGATGCTGCTCTCCGAGGGCATGCGGGAGGAG ggtCTTTTCCGCTTGGCCGCCGGGGCCTCGGTGCTCAAGCGCCTCAAGCAGACGATGGCCTCCGACCCCCAAAGCCTGGAGGAGTTCTGCTCTGACCCCCATGCGGTGGCAG GTGCCCTCAAGTCCTATCTCCGGGAGCTGCCTGAGCCCCTGATGACCTTTGACCTCTATGACGATTGGCTGGACGCAGCCAG cCTGAAGGAGCCTGGGGCCCGGCTGGAGGCTCTTCGCCAGGTGTGCGGCCGCCTGCCCCCCGAGAACCTCCACAACCTCAG gtaCCTGATGaagttcctggccaggctggctgagGAGCAGGAGGTGAACAAGATGACCCCCAGCAACATTGCCATCGTCCTGGGGCCCAACCTGCTGTGGCCACCTGAGAAAGAAGG GGACCAGGCCCAGCTGGATGCTGCCTCGGTGTCCTCCATCCAGGTGGTGGGTGTGGTCGAGGCGCTGATACAGACCGCGGACACCCTCTTCCCTGGAG ACATCAACTTCGACGTGTCGGGCCTCTTCTCGGCCCTCGCCCCCCAGGACAGGGTCAGCGACCAGCTGGACTCTGGGGAGCTGCCCGCCGTGGCCGGGCCAGCCGCCAccctggccccggcccccccAGCGTGTGGAAAGGAGAG CAGGCCGGAGCCCGAAGCACCCCCCAGGCCAGCCTCACCCAAGGGCGGCAGGGGCCCCCTGGAGACGAGCCCCCCCGCAGAAGACCCGGTGCGGCGGA CCaagcgccccgcgcccgccaggCCCACCGTGCCGCCGCCCCAGCTCTCCAGCAGCACCCGCtcctccccgccagccccgccgccCCTGTCCCCCGGCAGCCCCGGGACCCCACGAGCTTTGCCCCGCCGTCTGGTGGGCACCAGTCTCCGGGCCCCCACAGtgccccctcctctgcctccagcTCCTCCACAGCCGGCCCGGCGCCAGAGCCGCAAGTCCCCGGCCTCCCCGGGCCCGGCCTCCCCCGGCCCAGGATCCTTGAATACCCCCGCGCCGAGGGACCCGGGAGGGGCCCCTGAGGCTGCAAGCGGGGACCccgctcgccccgccccgccccctcagccCCGCCCTAGGGTCCTGGCCTCGGAGACTGACTGa
- the Lgals1 gene encoding galectin-1: protein MACGLVASNLNLKPGECLRVRGEVAPDAKSFVLNLGKDSNNLCLHFNPRFNAHGDANTIVCNSKDGGAWGAEQREPAFPFQPGSTVEVCISFNQADLTIRLPDGHEFKFPNRLNMEAINYMAADGDFKIKCVAFE from the exons ATGGCTTGT GGCCTGGTCGCCAGCAACCTGAATCTCAAGCCTGGAGAGTGCCTCCGAGTGCGGGGTGAGGTGGCCCCCGACGCCAAGAG CTTTGTGCTGAACCTGGGCAAAGACAGCAACAACCTATGCCTGCACTTCAACCCTCGCTTCAACGCCCACGGGGACGCCAACACCATCGTGTGCAACAGCAAGGACggcggggcctggggggctgAGCAGCGAGAGCCCGCCTTCCCCTTCCAGCCCGGGAGCACGGTGGAG GTGTGCATCTCCTTCAACCAGGCTGACCTGACCATCCGGCTTCCAGATGGACATGAATTCAAATTCCCCAACAGGCTGAACATGGAGGCCATCAACTACATGGCAGCCGATGGGGACTTCAAGATCAAGTGTGTGGCCTTTGAGTGA
- the Sh3bp1 gene encoding SH3 domain-binding protein 1 isoform X3, with translation MALSTTMAESFKELDPDSSMGKALEMSCAIQNQLARILAEFEMSLEKDVLQPLSRLSEEELPAILKHKKSLQKLVSDWSALKSRLSQAAKNSGSSQGLGVGPGSYSHTTTANKVETLKEEEEELKRKVEQCKDEYLADLYHFATKEDSYANYFIHLLEIQADYHRRSLSSLDTALAELRDNHSQADPSPSVTATPFSRVYGVALGTHLRELGRDIALPIEACVLMLLSEGMREEGLFRLAAGASVLKRLKQTMASDPQSLEEFCSDPHAVAGALKSYLRELPEPLMTFDLYDDWLDAASLKEPGARLEALRQVCGRLPPENLHNLRYLMKFLARLAEEQEVNKMTPSNIAIVLGPNLLWPPEKEGDQAQLDAASVSSIQVVGVVEALIQTADTLFPGDINFDVSGLFSALAPQDRVSDQLDSGELPAVAGPAATLAPAPPACGKESRPEPEAPPRPASPKGGRGPLETSPPAEDPVRRTKRPAPARPTVPPPQLSSSTRSSPPAPPPLSPGSPGTPRALPRRLVGTSLRAPTVPPPLPPAPPQPARRQSRKSPASPGPASPGPGSLNTPAPRDPGGAPEAASGDPARPAPPPQPRPRVLASETD, from the exons ATGGCCTTGTCCACCACCATGGCTGAGAGCTTCAAGGAGCTGGACCCCGATTCCAGCATGGG GAAGGCCTTGGAGATGAGCTGCGCCATCCAGAACCAGCTGGCCCGCATCCTGGCCGAGTTTGAGATGAGCCTGGAGAAAGACGTCCTGCAGCCCCTCAGCAGGCTGAGTGAG GAGGAGCTGCCGGCCATCCTGAAGCACAAGAAGAGCCTGCAGAAGCTGGTGTCTGACTGGAGTGCCCTCAAGAGCAG gctcagCCAGGCAGCCAAGAACTCGGGTAGCAGCCAAGGCCTGGGCGTTGGCCCGGGCAGTTATAGCCACACCACCACTGCCAACAAGGTGGAGActctgaaggaggaggaggaggagctgaagAGGAAGGTGGAGCAGTGCAAG GACGAGTACTTGGCTGACCTGTATCACTTTGCCACCAAGGAGGACTCGTACGCCAACTACTTCATTCAC ctcCTGGAGATCCAGGCTGACTACCACCGCAGATCACTGAGCTCGCTGGACACGGCCCTGGCGGAGCTGAGGGACAACCACAGCCAAGCAG ACCCCTCCCCCTCGGTGACGGCCACCCCCTTCTCCAGGGTGTACGGGGTGGCGCTCGGCACCCACCTGCGAGAGCTGGGCCGGGACATCGCCCTTCCCATCGAGGCCTGCGTGCTGATGCTGCTCTCCGAGGGCATGCGGGAGGAG ggtCTTTTCCGCTTGGCCGCCGGGGCCTCGGTGCTCAAGCGCCTCAAGCAGACGATGGCCTCCGACCCCCAAAGCCTGGAGGAGTTCTGCTCTGACCCCCATGCGGTGGCAG GTGCCCTCAAGTCCTATCTCCGGGAGCTGCCTGAGCCCCTGATGACCTTTGACCTCTATGACGATTGGCTGGACGCAGCCAG cCTGAAGGAGCCTGGGGCCCGGCTGGAGGCTCTTCGCCAGGTGTGCGGCCGCCTGCCCCCCGAGAACCTCCACAACCTCAG gtaCCTGATGaagttcctggccaggctggctgagGAGCAGGAGGTGAACAAGATGACCCCCAGCAACATTGCCATCGTCCTGGGGCCCAACCTGCTGTGGCCACCTGAGAAAGAAGG GGACCAGGCCCAGCTGGATGCTGCCTCGGTGTCCTCCATCCAGGTGGTGGGTGTGGTCGAGGCGCTGATACAGACCGCGGACACCCTCTTCCCTGGAG ACATCAACTTCGACGTGTCGGGCCTCTTCTCGGCCCTCGCCCCCCAGGACAGGGTCAGCGACCAGCTGGACTCTGGGGAGCTGCCCGCCGTGGCCGGGCCAGCCGCCAccctggccccggcccccccAGCGTGTGGAAAGGAGAG CAGGCCGGAGCCCGAAGCACCCCCCAGGCCAGCCTCACCCAAGGGCGGCAGGGGCCCCCTGGAGACGAGCCCCCCCGCAGAAGACCCGGTGCGGCGGA CCaagcgccccgcgcccgccaggCCCACCGTGCCGCCGCCCCAGCTCTCCAGCAGCACCCGCtcctccccgccagccccgccgccCCTGTCCCCCGGCAGCCCCGGGACCCCACGAGCTTTGCCCCGCCGTCTGGTGGGCACCAGTCTCCGGGCCCCCACAGtgccccctcctctgcctccagcTCCTCCACAGCCGGCCCGGCGCCAGAGCCGCAAGTCCCCGGCCTCCCCGGGCCCGGCCTCCCCCGGCCCAGGATCCTTGAATACCCCCGCGCCGAGGGACCCGGGAGGGGCCCCTGAGGCTGCAAGCGGGGACCccgctcgccccgccccgccccctcagccCCGCCCTAGGGTCCTGGCCTCGGAGACTGACTGa
- the LOC125358568 gene encoding chronophin codes for MARCERLHGAGLRDVLARTQGVLFDCDGVLWNGERAVPGAPELLERLARAGKATLFVSNNSRRARPELALRFARLGFGAPRAEQLFSSAVCAARLLRQRLPGPPGAPGAVFVLGGEGLRSELRAAGLRLAGDPGDPPDAPPRVRAVLVGYDEHFSFSKLSEACAHLRDPDCLLVATDRDPWHPLSDGSRTPGTGSLAAAVETASGRQALVVGKPSPYMFECLTEQVPVDPARTLMVGDRLETDILFGHRCGMTTVLTLTGVSRLEEAQAYLAAGQHDLVPHYYVESIADLMDGLGD; via the exons ATGGCGCGCTGTGAGCGGCTGCACGGCGCGGGCCTGCGCGACGTGCTGGCCCGGACGCAGGGCGTTCTGTTCGACTGCGACGGGGTGCTGTGGAACGGCGAGCGCGCCGTGCCCGGCGCCCCGGAGCTCCTGGAGCGGCTGGCCCGGGCCGGTAAGGCGACGCTGTTCGTGAGCAACAACAGCCGGCGCGCGCGGCCCGAGTTGGCCCTCCGCTTCGCGCGCCTGGGCTTCGGGGCGCCGCGCGCCGAGCAGCTCTTCAGCTCGGCCGTGTGCGCCGCGCGCCTGCTCCGCCAGCGCCTGCCGGGCCCGCCGGGCGCGCCGGGCGCCGTGTTCGTGCTGGGCGGCGAGGGGCTGCGCTCCGAGCTGCGCGCCGCGGGGCTGCGCCTGGCTGGGGACCCCGGCGACCCCCCGGACGCCCCTCCGCGCGTGCGCGCCGTGCTCGTGGGCTACGACGAGCACTTCTCCTTCTCCAAGCTGAGCGAGGCGTGCGCGCACCTGCGCGACCCCGACTGCCTGCTCGTGGCCACCGACCGCGACCCTTGGCACCCGCTCAGCGACGGCAGCCGGACCCCCG GCACCGGCAGCCTGGCCGCCGCGGTGGAGACGGCCTCGGGCCGCCAGGCCCTGGTGGTGGGCAAGCCCAGCCCCTACATGTTCGAGTGCCTCACGGAGCAGGTCCCCGTGGACCCCGCCCGCACGCTCATGGTGGGGGACCGCCTGGAGACCGACATCCTCTTCGGCCACCGCTGCGGCATGACCACCGTGCTCACGCTCACGGGCGTCTCGCGCCTGGAGGAGGCCCAGGCCTACCTGGCGGCCGGCCAGCACGACCTGGTGCCCCACTACTACGTGGAGAGCATCGCGGACTTGATGGACGGGCTGGGGGACTGA
- the Gga1 gene encoding LOW QUALITY PROTEIN: ADP-ribosylation factor-binding protein GGA1 (The sequence of the model RefSeq protein was modified relative to this genomic sequence to represent the inferred CDS: inserted 1 base in 1 codon; deleted 1 base in 1 codon) → MEPAMEPETLEARINRATNPLNKELNWPSINGFCEQLSEDLEGPPLATRLLAHKIQSPQEWEAVQALTVLETCMKNCGKRFHDEVGKFRFLNELIKVVSPKYLGSRTSDKVKNKILELLYSWTIGLPEEVKIAEAYQMLKKQGIVKCDPKLPEDAAFPIPPPRPKNVIFEDEEKSKMLARLLKSSHPEDLRAAXKLIKEMVQEDQKRMEKISKRVNAIEEVNNNVKLLTEMVLSHSQGAAATAACSGEDLMKELYQRCERMRPTLFRLASDTEDNDEALAEILQANDSLTQAINLYKQLVQGEEVNGDAAAGPIPGSTSALLDLSGLDLPPAGTAYPTVPPRPGDQASPEQPSASVSLLDDELMSLGLSDPTPPSGPVSEAAGWNSFQSSEGPEPPAPSTDSRPSVQAPPPASSGLDDLDLLGKTLLQQALPPEAQQVRWEKQQPAPRLTLRDLQSRSGCGSPGAAGLLHAASPEAPGPAQQPAPTELSLASVTVPLESIKPSSILPVTVYDQHGFRVLFHFARDPLPGRSDVLVVVVSMLSTAPQPIRNIVFQSAVPKVMKVKLQPPSGTELPAFNPIVHPSAITQVLLLANPQKEKVRLRYKLTFTMGDQTYNEMGDVDQFPPPETWGSL, encoded by the exons ACAGAGCCACGAATCCCCTGAATAAGGAGCTGAACTGGCCCAGCATCAACGGCTTCTGCGAGCAACTCAGCGAGGACTTGGAGGG GCCTCCGCTTGCCACCCGGCTGTTGGCACACAAGATCCAGTCCCCGCAGGAGTGG GAGGCCGTCCAGGCCCTGAcg gtgCTGGAAACATGTATGAAGAACTGTGGCAAGAGGTTCCACGATGAGGTGGGCAAATTCCGCTTCCTGAACGAGCTCATCAAAGTGGTGTCTCCTAAG TACCTGGGCTCCCGGACATCAGACAAGGTAAAGAACAAGATCTTGGAACTGCTCTACAGCTGGACCATCGGCCTGCCTGAGGAGGTGAAGATCGCAGAGGCCTACCAGATGCTTAAGAAGCAGG GGATTGTGAAGTGCGACCCCAAGCTTCCCGAGGATGCTGCCTTTCCCATCCCCCCTCCACGCCCCAAGAACGTCATCTTCGAAGATGAAGAGAAGTCCAAG ATGCTGGCACGCCTGCTGAAGAGCTCCCATCCCGAGGACCTCCGGGCGG ACAAGCTCATCAAGGAGATGGTGCAGGAG gaccAGAAGCGCATGGAGAAGATCTCGAAGCGCGTGAACGCCATCGAGGAGGTGAACAACAACGTGAAGCTGCTGACGGAGATGGTGCTGAGCCACAGCCAGGGCGCCGCCGCCACCGCAGCCTGCAGCGGCGAGGACCTCATGAAG GAGCTGTACCAGCGCTGTGAGCGGATGCGGCCCACGCTCTTCCGATTGGCCAGCGACACAGAAGATAATGACGAGGCTCTAG CGGAGATCCTGCAGGCCAACGACAGCCTCACCCAGGCGATCAACCTGTACAAGCAGCTGGTGCAGGGCGAGGAGGTCAATGGAGACGCCGCAGCCGGCCCCATCCCCG ggagCACCTCGGCCCTGCTGGACCTCTCGGGCCTGGACCTCCCTCCTGCGGGCACCGCCTATCCGACCGTGCCTCCCCGCCCCGGCGACCAGGCCAGCCCCGAGCAGCCCAGCGCCTCCGTGTCCCTGCTTGATGACGAGCTCATGTCTCTGG GCCTAAGTGACCCCACGCCCCCCTCGGGCCCAGTCTCCGAAGCCGCTGGGTGGAACAGCTTCCAG TCCTCGGAGGGCCCTGagcccccagctcccagcacAGACAGCCGGCCCTCGGTGCAGGCGCCCCCGCCCGCCAGCAGCGGCCTGGACGACCTGGACCTCCTGGGGAAGACCCTCCTGCAGCAGGCGCTGCCCCCCGAGGCCCAGCAAGTGCGGTG GGAGAAGCAGCAGCCGGCCCCCCGCCTCACGCTCCGGGACCTGCAGAGTCGGAGCGGCTGCGGCTCCCCCGGCGCCGCCGGCCTCCTCCACGCCGCGTCCCCCGAGGCCCCCGGGCCCGCGCAGCAGCCCGCGCCCACCGAGCTCTCGCTGGCCAGCGTCACGGTGCCCCTGGAGTCCATCAAACCCA GCAGCATCTTGCCCGTGACGGTGTACGACCAGCATGGCTTCCGAGTCCTCTTCCACTTCGCCCGTGACCCGCTGCCCGGGCGCTCCGacgtgctggtggtggtggtgtccatGCTGAGCACCGCCCCCCAGCCCATCCGCAACATCGTTTTCCAGTCAGCCGTCCCCAAG GTCATGAAGGTGAAGCTCCAGCCGCCCTCGGGCACAGAGCTGCCGGCTTTCAACCCCATCGTCCACCCCTCAGCCATCACCCAGGTCCTGCTTCTCGCCAACCCTCAGAAG GAGAAGGTTCGCCTCCGCTACAAGCTCACCTTCACCATGGGCGACCAGACCTACAACGAGATGGGGGATGTGGACCAGTTCCCCCCACCAGAAACCTGGGGAAGCCTCTag